The following are from one region of the Betaproteobacteria bacterium genome:
- a CDS encoding thiolase family protein, giving the protein MVESFDRKRLAPLKDTVAVVGVGETDYGADYRGSGGKAVAKGEARYDSYTLASRALKRALDDAGLNKDEIDGLCTGPTLSGERASELWGLNPRWSGSGDAAQCIIEAAMAINCGLCTTVALVYGNAQRSMDTAYGGARVTGGGITSYFYYAPWGMTSQGALYALFFQRHKLLYGTTDEQLGSIAVAFRKHACMNPNAVMQKPLSLDDYMKAPYVAEPLRLFDYCLINDGGVAIILRRADMAKALKHPPVMVSGFGWSEENVDATQLRPRLKDFYHTAHRGVAAQVYPMAGVTPRDVDVFATYDSFSVHLLASLEGFGFCKEGEGGAFVQNGRIEIGGELPCNTSGGMLSESYMQSWNHQPELVRQLRGGLGARQVQGAAVAQYVHDVAGKCKSIIYTRGG; this is encoded by the coding sequence ATGGTGGAAAGCTTCGATCGCAAGCGCCTCGCGCCGCTCAAGGACACCGTGGCAGTCGTCGGCGTGGGCGAGACCGACTATGGCGCCGACTACCGCGGCAGCGGCGGCAAGGCGGTAGCCAAGGGCGAGGCGCGCTACGATTCCTACACGCTCGCCTCGCGTGCGCTCAAGCGCGCGCTCGACGATGCGGGATTGAACAAGGACGAGATCGATGGCCTCTGCACGGGGCCGACCTTGTCGGGCGAGCGCGCGAGCGAGCTCTGGGGGCTGAACCCGCGCTGGAGCGGCAGCGGCGATGCGGCCCAGTGCATCATCGAAGCGGCCATGGCCATCAACTGCGGCCTGTGCACGACCGTCGCGCTGGTATACGGCAATGCTCAGCGCTCGATGGACACGGCCTACGGCGGCGCACGCGTCACGGGCGGCGGCATCACGTCCTACTTCTACTACGCGCCCTGGGGCATGACCTCGCAAGGCGCGCTGTATGCCCTCTTCTTCCAGCGCCACAAGCTGCTCTACGGCACTACCGACGAGCAGCTCGGCTCCATCGCAGTGGCGTTCCGCAAGCACGCGTGCATGAATCCGAACGCGGTGATGCAGAAGCCGCTCTCGCTCGACGACTACATGAAAGCCCCCTACGTCGCGGAGCCGCTGCGCCTGTTCGACTACTGTCTCATCAACGACGGCGGGGTGGCGATCATCCTGCGCCGCGCCGACATGGCCAAGGCTTTGAAACATCCGCCCGTCATGGTGAGCGGATTCGGCTGGTCGGAAGAAAACGTCGATGCCACGCAGCTGCGGCCGCGCCTGAAGGATTTCTACCACACGGCGCACCGCGGCGTGGCCGCGCAGGTCTATCCGATGGCAGGCGTCACCCCCAGGGACGTCGACGTCTTCGCCACCTACGACAGTTTCAGCGTCCATCTGCTCGCTTCGCTCGAAGGCTTCGGCTTCTGCAAGGAAGGCGAAGGCGGCGCCTTCGTCCAGAACGGCCGCATCGAGATCGGCGGCGAGTTGCCTTGCAACACCAGCGGCGGCATGCTTTCCGAGAGCTACATGCAGAGCTGGAATCACCAGCCCGAACTCGTGCGTCAGCTGCGCGGCGGCCTGGGAGCGCGTCAGGTTCAAGGGGCGGCGGTGGCGCAATACGTGCACGATGTCGCGGGCAAGTGCAAGAGCATCATTTATACGAGGGGGGGCTGA
- a CDS encoding iron-containing alcohol dehydrogenase: MKEAIFDFPGLERVVYGKPAAQALATEVERIGAKRVFLVVSGTMNRSTDEVEKVRAALGERYAGTYDKIPPFTPRSAVLEAAQLARSAGADMVVTFGGGSVTEAGKVVRLALHHDIRDVDGFDRFRVIVHADGTHATQKYEGPRIPQVAIPTTLSAGELTTGGGATDERVKRKFSHANPQAIPRVVIFDPAPTVHTPLWVWLSSGVRAIDHAAEGLCSPLFNPISDGMYQQALRLLGRSLRETKRDPSNLDARLESFYGIWLAIAGRHGGVEMGASHAIGHVLGGSCGVPHGYTSCVMLPHVLRYNRAASAERQRLVAAALGHPGEDAADVLTSFVAELGLPGRLADVGIGPDRFASIATTAMHDKWLHTNPVRITSPEQILKILEAAA; the protein is encoded by the coding sequence GGCCGCGCAGGCGCTGGCCACCGAGGTCGAGCGCATCGGCGCCAAGCGCGTGTTCCTGGTCGTCAGCGGCACGATGAATCGCAGCACCGACGAAGTGGAAAAGGTTCGGGCGGCACTCGGAGAGCGCTACGCCGGTACCTACGACAAGATCCCGCCCTTCACGCCGCGTTCGGCCGTGCTGGAAGCGGCACAGCTGGCACGCTCGGCAGGCGCGGACATGGTCGTAACCTTCGGCGGCGGCTCGGTGACCGAGGCCGGCAAGGTCGTCCGGCTGGCCCTGCACCACGACATCCGCGATGTGGACGGGTTCGATCGGTTTCGCGTCATCGTGCACGCCGACGGCACGCACGCCACGCAAAAGTACGAGGGGCCGCGCATTCCCCAGGTCGCCATACCGACCACGCTTTCGGCGGGCGAGCTGACCACCGGGGGCGGCGCCACCGACGAGCGCGTCAAGCGAAAGTTCAGCCATGCGAACCCGCAGGCGATTCCGCGCGTGGTCATCTTCGATCCGGCGCCAACCGTGCACACGCCGCTGTGGGTCTGGCTCTCCAGCGGCGTGCGTGCGATCGACCATGCCGCCGAGGGCTTGTGCTCTCCGCTCTTCAACCCGATCAGCGACGGCATGTACCAGCAGGCCTTGCGGCTGCTGGGACGGTCGTTGCGGGAAACGAAGCGCGATCCGTCGAACCTGGATGCGCGCCTCGAAAGCTTCTACGGCATCTGGCTTGCGATTGCCGGGCGTCACGGCGGAGTCGAGATGGGTGCCAGCCACGCGATCGGCCATGTGCTCGGCGGCTCCTGCGGCGTGCCGCACGGCTACACCTCGTGCGTAATGCTGCCGCACGTGCTGCGCTACAACCGCGCCGCCAGCGCCGAGCGCCAGCGCCTCGTCGCAGCAGCGCTCGGCCATCCTGGCGAAGATGCGGCCGACGTGCTGACGAGCTTCGTCGCCGAGCTGGGACTGCCGGGACGCCTGGCGGATGTCGGCATCGGCCCGGATCGATTCGCGTCGATTGCAACCACTGCCATGCACGACAAGTGGCTGCACACGAATCCGGTCAGGATCACTTCGCCCGAACAAATCCTGAAGATTCTCGAAGCGGCCGCTTGA